From the Egibacteraceae bacterium genome, the window CTCGGTGCCTCGATGAAATTCGTCCCAAGCCCTCATCTGACCTGCGGAACGTAGGGTGTGTGGGGCGTGACGCCGGTCAATCATGGCGGTCGATTGGCCTACTATGGCATTCGAGCGCATCACCGCTGACCCGAGGATCATGGCCGGCGTGCCGTGCATCCGCGGCACCCGCATCCCTGTCGCGACTGTCGTGGGCATGGTCGCCGAGGGCATGTCCGTCAACGACATCCTGGCCGACTATCCGCAGCTGGCCACAGATGACGTTCGTGAGGCCTTGCACTTCGCCGCGGTCGCCGTCGACGAACGCGTCCTGCCGCTACAACCCTCCGCGTGAAGCTGCTGGTCGACGAAAGCCTGGCACGCCGCGTCGCCTCCCTACTGCTCGAGGCGGGACACGACGCCGTGCACGTGGCCGATCTCGACCTTCGTGGGGCTCCCGACGACGCGGTCCTGCAGGCCGCCGCTCGAGAAGACCGAACCGTGGTGACCGCCGACACCGACTTCGGGACCCTACTCGCGCTCGGGCACACGGCCCAGCCGAGCGTGATCCTCCTTCGACGACCCGGGCGAAGGGCCGAACAACGGGCCGCCGCCGTCACGCACGCCATCGACACCGCCGGTGACGCGTTGGACCAGGGTGCCCTGTGGTCATGGAACCCCGCCGCCTTCGTGTTCGGGCACTCCCCATCCAGACAGACTGACCTGCCCTTCTACGCAGCACAGGCCCTGTCCAGCCGACGACCACAGGGTTCAGCGCGGTACCCGCCCCGCCCAGGCGCCAGCACGACCACAGGAGATCGGCGGATCTCCTCCGGTTCGAACCGGACGTTGCGGCCGACCTTGACGAACGAGATGCGACGCTCAGCGACAGCGCGCCGTACCCATCGCTGGGTCACACCGAGGCGCTCCGCTGCTGCGGGTATGTCGATGAGGCAGTCAGACACGGTGAGCCACCCGCCGCTGCCCTTGGATCTGGAGAGGCGCAGGCACCGATTCGTGTCCCCGCTCGAGCTGGCTGGCGCCGACGCGCGGGACTCCGGCGGCGGCGCCGCCTCGGTGCTCGGCGTGATGGGCGCAAGGCCCGTGGGCCTCGTTCACCGCTCGGGTCACCTCCGTGGCAGACGCGCTGATACGCATGCGGCACTGTCCGAAGGAAGTTGCACGCGACCGCCAACGATCGTGACAGCTCTTCGGTCCGCCAGCCTCCACAGGGCGGCTCGGTTGGGCCTGGTCGGGCTACATCACCCAAGGGTGAGCAGCTTCGCTACCAGGAGGTAATACCGTGGTAGCACCAGAGTTGTTATCCTGGCCGCATGGCCGTGAAGAAGGTGTCCGTTGCCCTGGACCCCGATGTCGCTGAGGCGGCGGCATCCGCTGCACAAGCGCGTGGCCAAAGCCTGTCCTCATGGCTCAACGAGGCAGCCCGCAGCCAACTCCGCATCGAGCAGGGTCTGGCTGCGGTGCGCGAGTGGGAGCACGAACATGGGGGCTTGACGGACGACGAGCGTGCCGCAGCACACGGGACCTTGAAGCGGCTCCTTGCCCGTCCGTCCCGCCGTAGCGCGTGATCGTCTACGACACCGGCGCGCTGGTGGCCGGCGAACGCGGAAACCGGGGCATGTGGGCCCTCCACGAAGCCGCGCTTCGCGATCGCCTGAGTCCGCTGGTGCCAGCGGGAGTGCTGGCCCAAGCATGGCGAGGCGGCCCCCAGGCGAACCTGTCACGGCTGCTGGCAGGATGCGTGGTGACGCCGCTCGACGAGCCGCTCGCCCGAGCGGCGGGCGCCCTGTGCGGCAAGGCCCGCACGGCCGACATCGTGGACGCTTCCGTGGTGGTGTTGGCACAGCTGGCGGGTGCTGCCATCGTCACCGGTGACCCTGCGGACCTGCACCGTCTCATCGAGGTTGGCGAGACTGAGATCAGCGTTCACGTGATCTGACGCGCCGTGGTAAATCAGCGGCGCTCCCGGGTGGCCTCGAGCGTCCCGGGCAACCCTGGAAGTTCGGCGGATCTCCGAACGCTGCGGGGCCTCCGGTGACCGTCGCCGGGTTCAGCGACTGCCCGACTGGGTGGTAGCGGGAACGGTTCCCTGCAGGAGATCCGACGAGTTGATCGAGCCCCTTGAAGGGGGTCGTTGCCCATGTCCTTGAGGTGGGCCTGGGAAGACGCCTACCCGGACCTGGCCGACGATCTCA encodes:
- a CDS encoding DUF433 domain-containing protein, encoding MAFERITADPRIMAGVPCIRGTRIPVATVVGMVAEGMSVNDILADYPQLATDDVREALHFAAVAVDERVLPLQPSA
- a CDS encoding PIN domain-containing protein; this translates as MIVYDTGALVAGERGNRGMWALHEAALRDRLSPLVPAGVLAQAWRGGPQANLSRLLAGCVVTPLDEPLARAAGALCGKARTADIVDASVVVLAQLAGAAIVTGDPADLHRLIEVGETEISVHVI